In Parafrankia irregularis, a single genomic region encodes these proteins:
- a CDS encoding class I SAM-dependent methyltransferase — MLDEQGWEQRYASRETVWSGRPNGQLVERAGGLVPGRALDAGCGEGADALWLAERGWQVLAVDFSATALRRGKAAAVDLGRAVAARVMWMRADVMTWSGLDAPVGRSGGEGGRPARVPRFETRFDLVSAQFVHVPADRRAGLVARLGGVVAPGGSLLMVGHDPADLALGIARPEAADLCAAAELAGLLDPVEWEVLVAQACPRSVVVDGGEVVVHDAVLHARRRLVGSVG, encoded by the coding sequence ATGTTGGATGAGCAGGGCTGGGAGCAGCGGTACGCGTCGCGCGAGACGGTGTGGAGTGGTCGTCCCAACGGCCAGTTGGTGGAGCGGGCGGGTGGGTTGGTGCCGGGGCGGGCGTTGGACGCCGGCTGCGGTGAGGGCGCGGACGCGTTGTGGCTGGCGGAGCGTGGCTGGCAGGTGCTGGCGGTGGATTTCTCGGCGACGGCGTTGCGGCGGGGGAAGGCCGCGGCGGTGGATCTGGGGCGGGCTGTGGCGGCGCGGGTGATGTGGATGCGGGCGGATGTGATGACCTGGTCGGGGTTGGATGCTCCGGTTGGGCGTTCCGGTGGTGAGGGTGGGCGGCCGGCGCGGGTGCCGCGGTTTGAGACCCGGTTTGATCTGGTGTCGGCGCAGTTCGTGCATGTGCCGGCGGATCGGCGGGCTGGGTTGGTGGCGCGGCTGGGTGGTGTGGTGGCGCCGGGAGGTTCGTTGCTGATGGTGGGGCATGATCCGGCTGATCTGGCGTTGGGGATTGCTCGTCCGGAGGCGGCGGATCTGTGTGCGGCGGCGGAGCTGGCGGGGTTGTTGGATCCGGTGGAGTGGGAGGTGTTGGTGGCGCAGGCGTGTCCTCGGTCGGTGGTGGTGGATGGCGGGGAGGTTGTTGTCCACGATGCGGTGCTGCATGCTCGGCGCCGGTTGGTTGGGTCTGTGGGCTAG
- a CDS encoding dienelactone hydrolase family protein, producing MAFTRRDVVTADGVLDTYLFAPGGGTPAPVVIMLPDAFGVRDTVLGMAQRLSGSGYLVAVPNIFYRTDEATTGSVSTDFSDPSLRAKMGDRFTKATPPAVMADLGSLLDALTGEPGVVAGPAGIIGYCIGGRLAFTAATALGERIAAAASIHGGGLATDDPSSPYHQAGQIQGALYIAAARDDSHHTEADHARLLAALDEAKVDYEAEVLPALHGFAMPDFAVYDEAAAQRHWERSLALFDRTLRAPAAG from the coding sequence ATGGCGTTTACCCGGCGTGACGTAGTGACAGCGGACGGCGTGCTCGACACCTATCTGTTCGCACCAGGCGGCGGAACCCCGGCGCCGGTCGTGATCATGCTGCCGGATGCCTTCGGTGTGCGGGACACGGTGCTGGGCATGGCGCAGCGGCTGTCCGGCTCGGGCTATCTGGTCGCGGTGCCGAACATCTTCTACCGGACGGACGAGGCGACCACCGGCTCGGTCTCGACGGACTTCTCGGATCCGTCGCTGCGGGCGAAGATGGGTGATCGTTTCACCAAGGCGACTCCGCCCGCGGTGATGGCCGATCTCGGTTCGCTGCTCGATGCGCTCACGGGCGAGCCGGGTGTGGTGGCCGGTCCGGCCGGGATCATCGGGTACTGCATTGGCGGCCGGCTGGCGTTCACCGCGGCGACGGCGCTTGGCGAGCGGATCGCGGCGGCGGCGTCGATCCACGGTGGCGGGCTGGCGACGGACGATCCGTCGAGTCCGTATCACCAGGCCGGGCAGATCCAGGGCGCGTTGTACATCGCGGCGGCGCGCGACGACAGCCATCACACCGAGGCGGACCATGCGCGGCTGCTGGCCGCGTTGGATGAAGCGAAGGTCGACTACGAGGCCGAGGTGCTCCCGGCGTTGCACGGCTTCGCGATGCCGGATTTCGCCGTGTACGACGAGGCGGCGGCGCAGCGTCACTGGGAGCGGTCGCTGGCACTGTTCGATCGGACGCTTCGGGCACCGGCGGCCGGCTGA
- the aceB gene encoding malate synthase A, translating to MAGPNTPPGVEIVRPQVPGAEQILTPEALALVADLHRRFGVTRGDLLARRAARQRELSTGADPDFLPETSDIRRGQWQVAPPAPGLVDRRVEITGPTDRKMTINALNSGAKVWLADFEDANTPLWENMISGQLNLRDALAGTIGFTSPEGKAYTLAATATTSPAGATGASTTTTTIVVRPRGWHLDEKHLLVDGEPVAGAIVDFALYAVHCGRRQLDAGSGPYYYLPKTESHLEARLWNDIFTHTEDALGFPRGAIRGTVLIETILAAFEMEEILYELREHCAGLNAGRWDYLFSIIKKFRDRGEAFTLPDRNAVTMAAPFMTAYAELLVRTCHRRGAHAIGGMAAFIPSRRDPAVNATALAKVREDKTREAGIGFDGSWVAHPDLVPVCREVFDGVLGDRPNQISRTREDVTVDAAALIDLTTTPGSPTLAGLRNNVSVALQYLRAWLAGSGAVAIFNLMEDAATAEISRSQIWQWLHNGVVLVGDSGTADVPVTRELVERVVAEELEVLRAALGESYDAAGFARARDLFVEVALADDFADFLTVPAYQRMP from the coding sequence ATGGCCGGTCCGAACACCCCGCCCGGAGTCGAGATCGTCCGGCCGCAGGTGCCGGGCGCGGAGCAGATCCTCACACCGGAGGCGCTCGCCCTCGTCGCCGACCTGCACCGCCGGTTCGGCGTGACCCGCGGTGACCTGCTCGCCCGCCGAGCGGCGCGGCAACGGGAGCTTTCCACCGGCGCGGACCCGGACTTCCTGCCCGAGACCAGCGACATCCGCCGGGGGCAGTGGCAGGTCGCGCCACCGGCACCAGGCCTGGTCGACCGCCGGGTCGAGATCACCGGGCCGACGGACCGCAAGATGACGATCAACGCGCTGAACTCCGGCGCGAAGGTCTGGCTGGCCGACTTCGAGGACGCCAACACCCCGCTGTGGGAGAACATGATCAGCGGGCAGCTCAACCTGCGGGACGCCCTCGCCGGCACCATCGGCTTCACCAGCCCGGAGGGCAAGGCCTACACCCTCGCCGCCACCGCCACCACCAGCCCGGCCGGGGCCACCGGGGCGAGCACGACCACCACCACGATCGTCGTGCGGCCCCGCGGCTGGCACCTCGACGAGAAGCACCTGCTGGTGGACGGCGAACCGGTCGCCGGTGCGATCGTCGACTTCGCCCTCTACGCGGTGCACTGCGGCCGCCGCCAGCTCGACGCCGGCTCCGGGCCCTACTACTACCTGCCGAAGACCGAAAGCCACCTCGAGGCACGGCTGTGGAACGACATCTTCACCCACACCGAGGACGCGCTCGGCTTCCCCCGGGGCGCGATCCGCGGCACGGTGCTGATCGAGACGATCCTCGCCGCGTTCGAGATGGAGGAGATCCTCTACGAGCTGCGGGAGCACTGCGCCGGGCTGAACGCCGGCCGCTGGGACTACCTGTTCAGCATCATCAAGAAGTTCCGTGACCGGGGAGAGGCGTTCACGCTGCCCGACCGCAACGCCGTCACGATGGCCGCGCCGTTCATGACCGCCTACGCCGAGCTGCTCGTGCGCACCTGCCACCGCCGCGGCGCGCACGCCATCGGCGGGATGGCCGCGTTCATCCCCAGCCGGCGCGACCCGGCTGTCAACGCCACCGCGCTGGCCAAGGTCCGCGAGGACAAGACCCGCGAGGCCGGTATCGGCTTCGACGGCTCCTGGGTCGCCCACCCCGACCTGGTACCGGTGTGCCGGGAGGTGTTCGACGGTGTGCTCGGTGACCGGCCCAACCAGATCAGCCGCACCCGCGAGGACGTCACCGTCGACGCCGCCGCCCTGATCGACCTGACCACGACCCCGGGTTCCCCGACGCTCGCCGGGCTGCGCAACAACGTCAGCGTCGCCCTGCAGTACCTGCGCGCCTGGCTCGCCGGCTCCGGAGCGGTCGCGATCTTCAACCTGATGGAGGACGCGGCCACCGCGGAGATCTCCCGCTCGCAGATCTGGCAGTGGCTGCACAACGGTGTCGTGCTGGTGGGCGACAGCGGCACCGCCGATGTGCCGGTGACCCGTGAGCTGGTCGAACGGGTCGTCGCCGAGGAGCTCGAGGTGCTGCGGGCGGCACTGGGGGAGAGCTACGACGCCGCCGGCTTCGCCCGGGCGCGGGACCTGTTCGTCGAGGTCGCCCTCGCCGACGACTTCGCCGACTTCCTGACCGTGCCCGCCTACCAGCGCATGCCATGA
- a CDS encoding NUDIX hydrolase — protein MLRCLGASAQVPFAAVTSVSVVVVAGDGALVLADLARGWDLPGGHVQRGETGAEQTARREVWEEVRVRVGVLEPVEVIESDLFGADDLTYMLVFAARVAEFAEWSGGLESAGRVVVSAEEFLARYRGGDPVLMRHLVGRALAVLGMGIRPADSS, from the coding sequence GTGCTGCGGTGTCTGGGGGCGTCGGCGCAGGTGCCGTTCGCGGCGGTGACGAGTGTCAGTGTGGTGGTGGTTGCTGGGGATGGTGCTTTGGTTTTGGCGGATCTGGCGCGTGGGTGGGATCTTCCCGGTGGTCATGTGCAGCGGGGTGAGACGGGTGCGGAGCAGACGGCGCGGCGTGAGGTGTGGGAGGAGGTTCGGGTTCGGGTCGGGGTGTTGGAGCCGGTCGAGGTGATCGAGTCGGATCTGTTCGGTGCCGATGATCTGACCTACATGCTGGTTTTCGCGGCGCGGGTGGCTGAGTTCGCCGAGTGGTCGGGTGGGTTGGAGTCGGCGGGGCGGGTGGTGGTGTCGGCGGAGGAGTTTCTTGCTCGTTATCGGGGTGGGGATCCGGTGCTGATGCGGCATCTGGTGGGGCGGGCGTTGGCGGTTCTGGGTATGGGGATCCGGCCGGCTGATTCGTCGTAG
- a CDS encoding VOC family protein, translating to MCGAVAVSRRVFVSLDCAEGSEGLLARFWAAMLGGEVGFTGSTGAVGVRAEGLWIVAFPVPGYVAPTWPHAGVPKQIHLDLAVVDLEVAVAEAVRLGAVPAAVQPDPAGRWRVLFDPAGHPFCLTTLAPPE from the coding sequence GTGTGCGGCGCCGTGGCGGTATCGCGGCGGGTTTTCGTGTCGTTGGACTGTGCCGAGGGCTCGGAGGGGCTGTTGGCGCGGTTCTGGGCGGCGATGCTGGGTGGGGAGGTGGGGTTCACCGGTTCGACGGGTGCGGTGGGGGTGCGTGCGGAGGGTTTGTGGATTGTGGCGTTTCCGGTGCCGGGGTATGTGGCGCCGACGTGGCCGCACGCTGGGGTGCCGAAGCAGATTCATCTCGATCTCGCGGTGGTGGATCTTGAGGTGGCGGTTGCGGAGGCGGTGCGGTTGGGTGCGGTGCCGGCCGCGGTGCAGCCGGATCCTGCTGGTCGGTGGCGGGTGTTGTTCGATCCGGCTGGTCATCCGTTCTGTCTGACGACGCTGGCTCCGCCGGAGTGA
- a CDS encoding alpha/beta hydrolase, giving the protein MLVGAASLVVPRAGASAAALPVASGNPLLAPFESQTVRWQECQVGPNDAVGGYLDNVGAQCADVSVPLDYARPTGRTITLGLARIRAVDQAHRRGPLMVNLGGPGGGAVDAVADIRAMLGPTADRFDLVAMDPRFVGRSSALDCGPALGADWLRAAGPDQDSFERVAAEQAATAAGCSAHADVLPFASTRNTARDMDVVRAALGAATTSYLGYSYGTYLGAVYMQMFPDRVDRFVLDSAVDPATYSPRVLRGSGDLLEAALGEWAAWAAGQDAQFALGRTAAQVLHTVDRIYQAAARRPLTVDGVRYDASDIPRLLIASLIDDSEDAAAVLAMGVRAFADAADGRAPAANPYLTEFLQGLATDGPALPGAHAHAGTDAGAGGSVVSAFQSAQLAVLCGDVPASRIAGDYLADVRRHTGAQRHVAGAIWNITPCAFWPVRPVEPPTRVANAVPALVVAAEKDNRTPYAGARALHRVLSASRLVTLRDARVHGVYPGRSGCVDGAVNAYLQNGTSPRGDVTCTSPPAAVGSPPE; this is encoded by the coding sequence ATGCTCGTCGGCGCCGCGTCACTCGTCGTGCCACGCGCCGGCGCGTCGGCCGCGGCCCTTCCCGTGGCGAGTGGGAACCCCCTGCTCGCCCCCTTCGAGAGCCAGACCGTGCGCTGGCAAGAGTGCCAGGTCGGCCCGAACGACGCGGTCGGCGGTTACCTGGACAACGTCGGCGCGCAGTGCGCCGACGTCAGCGTTCCGCTGGACTACGCACGCCCGACCGGGCGGACGATCACCCTGGGGCTGGCCCGGATCCGCGCGGTGGACCAGGCGCACCGGCGCGGTCCGCTCATGGTCAACCTGGGCGGGCCCGGCGGCGGCGCGGTGGACGCCGTCGCCGACATCCGCGCGATGCTCGGCCCGACGGCGGACCGCTTCGACCTCGTCGCGATGGATCCCCGTTTCGTCGGGCGCAGCTCGGCGCTGGACTGTGGGCCGGCCCTGGGCGCCGACTGGCTGCGTGCCGCCGGGCCTGACCAGGACAGCTTCGAGCGGGTGGCCGCCGAGCAGGCCGCGACGGCCGCGGGCTGCTCGGCGCACGCCGATGTGCTGCCGTTCGCCTCGACCCGCAACACCGCGCGGGACATGGACGTCGTCCGCGCGGCGCTCGGGGCGGCCACGACGTCCTACCTGGGCTACTCCTACGGCACCTACCTGGGGGCCGTGTACATGCAGATGTTCCCGGACCGGGTGGACCGGTTCGTCCTGGACAGTGCGGTGGATCCGGCGACGTACAGCCCGCGGGTGCTGCGCGGCAGCGGGGATCTGCTCGAGGCGGCGCTGGGGGAGTGGGCGGCCTGGGCCGCCGGGCAGGACGCGCAGTTCGCGCTGGGGCGCACCGCCGCGCAGGTGCTGCATACCGTGGACCGGATCTACCAGGCCGCCGCACGCCGGCCGTTGACCGTGGACGGTGTGCGCTACGACGCGTCGGACATCCCGCGGCTGCTCATCGCTTCGCTGATCGATGACAGCGAGGACGCCGCGGCGGTTCTCGCGATGGGCGTGCGTGCCTTCGCGGACGCCGCGGACGGCCGTGCCCCGGCGGCGAACCCGTACCTCACCGAGTTCCTCCAGGGGCTCGCGACGGATGGTCCGGCCCTGCCCGGTGCCCACGCGCACGCGGGAACCGACGCCGGCGCCGGCGGCTCGGTGGTCAGTGCGTTCCAGAGCGCGCAGCTGGCAGTGCTGTGCGGTGACGTGCCGGCGTCCCGGATCGCCGGTGACTATCTGGCCGACGTACGCCGGCACACCGGCGCACAGCGGCATGTGGCCGGTGCGATCTGGAACATCACACCATGTGCCTTCTGGCCGGTGCGGCCGGTGGAGCCACCGACGCGGGTCGCGAACGCGGTTCCGGCGCTGGTCGTCGCCGCGGAGAAGGACAACCGCACGCCCTACGCGGGTGCCCGGGCCCTGCACCGGGTGTTGAGCGCCTCCCGCCTGGTGACGCTTCGGGATGCCCGGGTACATGGGGTGTACCCGGGCCGCAGCGGATGCGTGGACGGCGCGGTCAACGCCTATCTGCAGAACGGGACGTCGCCGAGGGGCGACGTGACCTGTACGAGCCCGCCGGCCGCGGTGGGCTCACCGCCGGAGTGA
- a CDS encoding ABC transporter permease, with translation MRATVRVYWLLLVAGFRRQSTYRLAALSGLVTNVTFGLLKVAVLLGAVRAAGGEVGGYDVAQMSTYIWLSQAMLGSVNFWGASEFAERIKDGQVAVDFLRPLDVQAATVTVEVGQGLFAFLPRGVPQLAIGGLVVGMTWPRSVVLVVLGVVSLLMAVVISAATVYLVATAGFWLVETRGVQLVYMVASGFLAGLFVPISLFPRWLELLAQVTPCPSMLMYPVTILADRVDVAGACVLLAVQGFWLVVVGGAGQVLTRAGRRRLEIQGG, from the coding sequence GTGCGGGCGACGGTGCGGGTTTACTGGCTGCTTCTGGTGGCCGGGTTCCGTCGTCAGTCGACGTATCGGCTGGCCGCGTTGAGCGGGCTGGTCACGAATGTGACGTTTGGGTTGTTGAAGGTGGCGGTGCTGCTCGGCGCGGTCCGGGCGGCGGGTGGTGAGGTCGGTGGGTATGACGTCGCACAGATGAGTACGTATATCTGGCTGTCGCAGGCGATGCTCGGTTCGGTGAACTTCTGGGGTGCCAGTGAGTTCGCGGAGCGGATCAAGGATGGTCAGGTCGCGGTGGATTTTCTGCGGCCGTTGGATGTGCAGGCCGCGACGGTGACGGTGGAGGTCGGGCAGGGGTTGTTCGCGTTTCTTCCGCGGGGGGTGCCGCAGCTTGCGATCGGTGGGCTGGTGGTCGGGATGACGTGGCCGCGGTCGGTGGTGCTGGTGGTGTTGGGTGTGGTGAGTCTGCTGATGGCGGTGGTGATCTCGGCGGCGACGGTCTATCTGGTGGCGACGGCGGGGTTCTGGCTGGTGGAGACCCGTGGGGTGCAGCTGGTGTACATGGTGGCGTCGGGGTTTCTTGCCGGGTTGTTCGTGCCGATCAGCCTGTTTCCGCGGTGGTTGGAGCTGCTGGCGCAGGTGACGCCGTGTCCGTCGATGCTGATGTATCCGGTGACGATCCTGGCTGATCGGGTTGATGTGGCCGGTGCGTGTGTGCTGCTGGCGGTGCAGGGTTTCTGGCTGGTGGTTGTCGGTGGGGCCGGTCAGGTGCTGACGCGGGCGGGGCGGCGGCGTCTGGAGATTCAGGGTGGTTGA
- a CDS encoding ABC transporter permease — MPASGLVDAEPVAGWRDRLRPYGAVLASRARSQLSYRTNFVLDLVSSLLSAVVELAEVWVVFHAATRLGGLEFRQMLLVFGLADLAFSLADLVFGHCDRLPTYLRAGTLDVFYLRPQPLLAQLITSEVSLRRLARASVGLVALVVGLVLCDIDWRPAAVVLLVSSLVSGVAVFAALFVAAGGLQFFLVDGREMTNAFVYGGRYAATQPASVWGRPLRLVFGFFVPMAFTGYLPALVLLGLPGPAWLPGWLGWCAPMAAVWAWSVALGCWRLGVRHYQGGGG; from the coding sequence GTGCCCGCGTCGGGGCTGGTGGATGCGGAGCCGGTTGCGGGGTGGCGGGATCGGCTGCGTCCGTATGGGGCGGTGTTGGCGTCGCGGGCCCGGTCTCAGCTGTCGTATCGGACGAACTTCGTCCTGGATCTGGTGAGTTCGTTGTTGTCGGCGGTGGTGGAGCTGGCCGAGGTGTGGGTGGTGTTCCATGCGGCGACGCGGCTGGGTGGGTTGGAGTTCCGGCAGATGCTGCTGGTGTTCGGTCTGGCGGATCTGGCGTTCTCGCTGGCTGATCTGGTGTTCGGGCATTGTGACCGGCTGCCGACGTATCTGCGGGCGGGCACGTTGGATGTGTTCTACCTGCGGCCGCAGCCGCTGCTGGCGCAGCTGATCACCAGTGAGGTGAGTCTGCGGCGGTTGGCGCGGGCGTCGGTGGGGCTGGTCGCGTTGGTGGTCGGGCTGGTGCTGTGTGACATCGACTGGCGGCCGGCGGCGGTGGTGTTGCTGGTGAGTTCGCTGGTCAGTGGGGTGGCGGTGTTCGCGGCGCTGTTCGTCGCGGCGGGTGGGCTGCAGTTCTTCCTGGTGGATGGTCGGGAGATGACGAACGCGTTCGTGTACGGGGGTCGGTATGCGGCGACGCAGCCGGCGTCGGTGTGGGGCCGGCCGTTGCGGCTGGTGTTCGGGTTTTTCGTCCCGATGGCGTTCACGGGGTATCTGCCGGCGCTGGTGTTGTTGGGATTGCCGGGGCCGGCGTGGTTGCCGGGGTGGCTCGGCTGGTGTGCTCCGATGGCGGCGGTCTGGGCGTGGTCGGTGGCGTTGGGGTGCTGGCGGTTGGGTGTCCGGCACTATCAGGGAGGTGGCGGTTGA
- a CDS encoding IclR family transcriptional regulator: protein MTSPAADPPVDPSADGAPSPPPAPERAAGSVQSVDRALALVELLAAAGDGAGLTDLARATGLPQPTVHRLLRALHERGWVRQDADRRYAPGARLIGLGNAAQRLLAAGAEPFLGEAVAVSGETANLAVLEADQVVYVAQAASPRRLRMFTEIGNRAPAHSTGVGKAMLAFLPEPALRALLERSGLPRRTATTITDPSALRAELADIRQRGYATDDGEEEAGVRCVAFPLTDLSGRAPAALSVSGPASRITAADVEPLAARLLPVASACADHLLRR from the coding sequence ATGACCTCGCCGGCGGCCGATCCGCCGGTGGACCCATCAGCGGACGGCGCACCGAGCCCGCCGCCTGCGCCGGAACGGGCGGCGGGCTCGGTGCAGTCCGTCGACCGTGCGCTGGCGCTGGTCGAGCTGCTGGCCGCGGCCGGCGACGGCGCCGGGCTCACCGACCTCGCGCGCGCCACCGGCCTGCCGCAGCCGACCGTCCACCGGCTGCTGCGGGCGCTGCACGAACGCGGCTGGGTGCGGCAGGACGCCGATCGCCGCTACGCGCCCGGTGCCCGGCTGATCGGGTTGGGCAACGCGGCGCAACGGCTGCTCGCGGCCGGTGCCGAGCCGTTCCTCGGCGAGGCCGTGGCGGTGTCGGGGGAGACGGCCAACCTCGCGGTCCTGGAAGCCGACCAGGTGGTCTATGTGGCGCAGGCCGCCTCGCCGCGCCGGCTGCGCATGTTCACCGAGATCGGCAACCGGGCGCCGGCGCACAGCACCGGGGTGGGAAAGGCGATGCTGGCCTTCCTGCCGGAGCCGGCACTGCGGGCGCTGCTCGAGCGCAGCGGCCTGCCGCGGCGCACCGCGACCACGATCACCGACCCGTCGGCACTGCGCGCCGAGCTCGCCGACATCCGACAACGGGGCTACGCCACAGACGACGGCGAGGAGGAGGCGGGTGTGCGCTGTGTGGCCTTCCCGCTGACGGATCTGTCCGGCCGGGCGCCCGCCGCGCTGTCCGTGTCGGGGCCGGCCAGCCGGATCACGGCCGCCGACGTCGAGCCGCTCGCGGCCCGGCTGCTGCCCGTCGCCTCGGCCTGTGCCGACCACCTCCTGCGCCGCTGA